The genomic region AACTGATGGCAGAGGTTTTTCCTTTAACGGTTTCGCAAGCACATTTCAAATTTACTTCAAGCATTGGACTAAGCCTCCTTACTTGATTGAAGAGCATCATTCAGAGTGTAGCAGTGTTTTGGGTGTTATAAAGGGGCAGACTTGTTTAATTAGGTGTGAGTTCTTTAGCCTTACGAAACTAATTTTGAGTAGTTGTGCATAGCAATGCTGTGCGATATGATTTGTATATTAATGCACAGCAAGGAAGTGCGAATGTCATTAGAATTTAAACATAAATGGTTAGAATTATTTTACGAAGAAGATCAGCGTCACAGGTTGATACCTAAGAATATTGAAAATGCTCTCTATAGAAAGTTGGAAATTTTAGATGCGGCACTGACAGAGTCTGATTTACGGGTTCCTCCAGGTAATCGATTTGAGCATTTAGACGGTAATCTTCAAGGCTGGTGTTCGATACGAATTAATAAACAATATCGCTTAATTTTTCAGTGGAACCAAGGAATAGCTCTAAACACCTACCTTGACCCGCACAAATATTGAGGTACCAACATATGCGTAAAACAAAGCGTCGCCCAGTTAGCGTTGGCGAGATGCTCAAAATTGAGTTTCTTGAGCCGATGAACATTACCTCCAAAGCACTGGCTGATGCTATGGGAGTACATCGTAATACCGTAAGCAGCCTTATTAACGGTGGCGTGTTAACCGCACCAATCGCAATAAAGCTGGCAGCTGCCTTTGGCAATACACCAGAGTTTTGGTTAAACATTCAACACGCCGTCGACCTTTGGGATACACGAAACCGCTATCAAGAAGAGGCGAAACAGGTTAAGCCTTTGGTTGCCGTATTCAGGTGAAGTTTTTATATTACCCAGTTAATGGGCTATGTCATGTGAAATTTTATGAGAAGTCTCGGCCTAAAGAATGAAAGCTTCGCTTTCAGCGTCAGATCACGCCTCGTTCCTCGCCTCATCAGACCTACGATCTTTGGCTTTCATCACTTAATTCACTATGCAGTCAGTTCGACGCGACGAAGTTGCGCGACTTTATGGCGTTTCAGAGTCATTGTTTGATGATCTATCTCCCACCGAATAAAACAATCTATGCCTTACGATCTACATCGTCTTGATAAACCTGTATTAAACAAAATGAATGAGACGTTTGGGCGCTAGCAAAAAGTAACCCGCTCAGTAGAGCGGAAGAAAGCTGCAGCTAAGAGTCATTGAGAGGAAGCAAATATACTTTAAAAAACCAAAGAAATAA from Marinomonas rhizomae harbors:
- a CDS encoding HigA family addiction module antitoxin, which gives rise to MRKTKRRPVSVGEMLKIEFLEPMNITSKALADAMGVHRNTVSSLINGGVLTAPIAIKLAAAFGNTPEFWLNIQHAVDLWDTRNRYQEEAKQVKPLVAVFR
- a CDS encoding type II toxin-antitoxin system RelE/ParE family toxin produces the protein MSLEFKHKWLELFYEEDQRHRLIPKNIENALYRKLEILDAALTESDLRVPPGNRFEHLDGNLQGWCSIRINKQYRLIFQWNQGIALNTYLDPHKY